AAGGTTTGAGAGCAGGTGATCTAGTGACGATAACTGGCACAATTTATACGGCTAGAGATGCAGCACATAAAAATATGACAGAAGCCTTATCTGCTGGAGAAGCTCTGCCGATGAATATAACGGATCAAGTTATCTATTATGCTGGGCCGACGCCAGCTAAACCAGGACGTGTGATCGGTTCCTGTGGACCGACCACAAGCGGCAGAATGGACGCTTATTCACCGACTCTACTCGCGGAAGGGTTGCGAGGGATGATCGGCAAAGGGCCAAGAAGCCCAGAAGTGATTGAAGCGATGAAACAGCATGGGGCTGTGTATTTCGCTGCAGTAGGTGGCGCGGCTGCTGTCATCTCTGATTCCATTACGAAAGTCGATGTGGTCGCATACGAAGAATTAGGTCCCGAAGCTATTAGAAAAATGGAAGTTGTCGACTATCCATGTGTCGTGGCGATTGATAGCTTCGGAAACGATTTATATAAATTGGGTGTTGAAAAATATAAACAAACAGAGCCCACGACGTGAGTGAGGTCGGCAGAAACTCTAGCGATAAAGGTGGAACAAAATATGTTAACTTATGATGTGGTTGTAGTAGGTGCCGGGGGCGCAGGCATGATGGCTGCCCTTTCAGCCAGTGAAAATAAAAACTTAAACGTGGCCTGTTTATCAAAAATATTTCCAACGAGGTCTCATACAGGAGCGGCTCAAGGGGGCATTAATGCTGCAATGGGCAATCGGGATAACACCGATTCACCAGAGAGGCATTTTAAAGATACAGTTAAGGGTAGTGACTTTTTAGCTGATCAGGATGCCGTCGAGTTTTTTACTAAACGTATGCC
The Salipaludibacillus sp. LMS25 DNA segment above includes these coding regions:
- a CDS encoding Fe-S-containing hydro-lyase — translated: MAEQKALTIPLTYDQVKGLRAGDLVTITGTIYTARDAAHKNMTEALSAGEALPMNITDQVIYYAGPTPAKPGRVIGSCGPTTSGRMDAYSPTLLAEGLRGMIGKGPRSPEVIEAMKQHGAVYFAAVGGAAAVISDSITKVDVVAYEELGPEAIRKMEVVDYPCVVAIDSFGNDLYKLGVEKYKQTEPTT